One part of the Suncus etruscus isolate mSunEtr1 chromosome 2, mSunEtr1.pri.cur, whole genome shotgun sequence genome encodes these proteins:
- the CCDC127 gene encoding coiled-coil domain-containing protein 127 has protein sequence MRVRGSDSNLDPPTPSSTLSSPADFCALWAGAAGPWCIFMNNLNDPPNWNIRPDSRADGGVQGGDGGRWNYALLVPMLGLAAFRWIWSRESQKEIEKEREAYHQRTASFQRDLEAQYHAIISENRRAVAQLSLELEKEQNRTASYREALISQGRKLVEEKKLLEQERAQVLQEKRQLQPLRSAYLHYLAQEEDWQRRARLLLREFEVALTERQNIYCSLLVPRNKRLEIEKNLLVRATTDPVAAELDIVTGLTDIFKHDTYCSDVWNTNKRHNGRLMWLYLKYWELMVELNKFKRVEKNILEK, from the exons ATGCGCGTGCGCGGGTCGGACTCCAATTTagacccccccaccccctcctCGACCCTCTCCTCGCCGGCGGATTTCTGCGCACTCTGGGCCGGCGCAGCTGGTCCGTG GTGCATCTTTATGAATAACTTAAATGATCCCCCCAATTGGAACATCCGGCCTGACTCCAGGGCTGATGGAGGTGTCCAGGGTGGTGACGGCGGCAGATGGAATTACGCCCTGTTGGTTCCAATGCTGGGACTGGCTGCTTTTC GTTGGATTTGGTCCAGGGAGTCtcagaaagagatagaaaaggagagagaggccTACCACCAGAGAACAGCATCTTTCCAGCGGGACCTGGAGGCCCAATATCATGCTATCATCTCTGAGAATCGGCGCGCTGTGGCCCAGCTTTCCTTGGAACTGGAAAAGGAACAAAACAGGACAGCGAGTTACCGGGAGGCCCTTATCTCTCAGGGCCGCAAGCTGGTGGAAGAAAAGAAGCTTCTAGAACAGGAGCGAGCTCAGGTCCTGCAAGAGAAGAGACAGCTGCAGCCACTGAGAAGCGCGTATCTGCACTACCTAGCACAGGAAGAGGACTGGCAACGGCGTGCCCGGCTTCTGCTCAGGGAGTTCGAAGTAGCACTTACAGAGCGACAAAACATCTACTGCAGCCTTCTGGTCCCCCGAAACAAGCGGCTCGAGATCGAGAAGAACCTGCTGGTCCGCGCCACCACCGACCCTGTTGCTGCTGAGCTGGACATTGTGACAGGTCTGACTGACATATTCAAGCACGACACGTATTGCAGTGATGTTTGGAACACCAACAAACGCCACAATGGGAGACTCATGTGGCTGTATCTCAAGTACTGGGAGCTGATGGTTGAACTGAACAAATTTAAGAGAGTAGAGAAAAATATTCTAGAGAAGTGA